A single Gemmatimonadota bacterium DNA region contains:
- a CDS encoding AbgT family transporter, with protein sequence MNTDNRQPPPQQQPAPAGAAPAGATPAGAAPTGGFLDAIERVGNRLPDPATLFLIGALFIIVLSDIAARGQWTVVQRLPEQVVLPDGSTGVEWHETGETFRSTSLLSRDGLFWVVANMVENFMRFPPLGVVLVGMLGIGVAERTGMIGALLKAFMLAVPGRLLTPAMVFIGIMSSMTLDAGYVILPPLAAALYKAVGRSPLAGLAAVFAGVSAGFNANLFVTGLDPLLAGLSTAGAQTIDAAYQVAATCNWYFMIVSTVVMTLAGWLVTAWFVERRLAGKPPEEGGPAPASSDGPEEHALTAVEKRGMARASLAFLAVLSAIVFMILWPGAPLHGTGSLFDRWVEAIVPLLLFCFILPGIVYGISVGAIKSDKDAARLLIETIATMAPIIVLAFFAAQFIAYFQYSGLGQMLAMAGGQALGQAQMPAWMLMIAFILVTLAFNLLIGSMSAKYALFAPIFIPMFMMVGISPELTQAAYRIGDSVSNIITPLNPYLVIILVFMRQFVPRGGMGTLITTMLPYTVVFAVIWTVLLVAWMAMGIPLGPAGGLVYIP encoded by the coding sequence ATGAATACCGATAATCGGCAACCACCCCCGCAGCAGCAACCGGCACCCGCGGGCGCAGCACCGGCGGGAGCGACACCCGCGGGCGCTGCACCTACAGGCGGATTCCTCGACGCCATCGAGCGGGTCGGGAACCGCCTGCCGGATCCCGCGACGCTCTTCCTGATCGGCGCACTGTTCATCATCGTCCTCTCCGACATCGCGGCCCGCGGCCAGTGGACCGTGGTCCAGCGCCTGCCGGAACAGGTGGTCCTGCCCGACGGTTCGACCGGCGTGGAATGGCACGAGACGGGGGAGACTTTCAGGTCCACCAGCCTGCTTTCCCGAGACGGGCTCTTCTGGGTCGTGGCCAACATGGTGGAGAACTTCATGCGGTTTCCGCCTCTCGGCGTCGTGCTGGTCGGGATGCTGGGCATCGGCGTGGCGGAGCGGACAGGCATGATCGGCGCCCTGCTCAAGGCGTTCATGCTGGCGGTCCCGGGCCGGTTGCTGACCCCGGCCATGGTCTTCATCGGCATCATGTCGTCCATGACGCTCGACGCCGGATACGTCATACTTCCACCCCTCGCGGCCGCGCTGTACAAGGCGGTTGGCCGGTCGCCGCTGGCCGGACTTGCCGCCGTATTCGCGGGGGTGTCCGCGGGATTCAACGCCAACCTTTTCGTGACGGGCCTGGATCCACTGCTGGCCGGCCTGTCCACGGCCGGGGCGCAGACGATCGACGCGGCCTACCAGGTCGCTGCCACGTGCAACTGGTATTTCATGATCGTGTCGACGGTCGTCATGACCCTGGCGGGATGGCTCGTCACGGCCTGGTTCGTCGAGCGGCGCCTGGCGGGCAAGCCGCCCGAGGAAGGCGGCCCCGCGCCCGCGTCGTCTGACGGTCCGGAAGAACACGCCCTGACCGCCGTGGAGAAGCGGGGCATGGCCCGGGCGTCCCTGGCGTTCCTGGCGGTACTTTCGGCCATCGTGTTCATGATCCTGTGGCCCGGCGCTCCGCTGCACGGCACCGGCAGTCTGTTCGACCGGTGGGTGGAGGCCATCGTACCCCTGCTGCTTTTCTGTTTCATCCTGCCCGGCATCGTGTACGGGATCTCGGTAGGCGCTATCAAGAGCGACAAGGACGCGGCCCGGCTGCTCATCGAAACGATCGCCACCATGGCCCCGATCATCGTCCTGGCCTTCTTCGCCGCCCAGTTCATCGCCTACTTCCAGTATTCGGGACTCGGCCAGATGCTGGCGATGGCCGGCGGCCAGGCCCTCGGCCAGGCGCAGATGCCGGCGTGGATGCTGATGATCGCCTTTATCCTCGTCACGCTGGCGTTCAATTTGCTGATTGGCTCCATGTCCGCCAAGTACGCCCTATTCGCGCCGATCTTCATCCCCATGTTCATGATGGTGGGCATCAGTCCCGAGCTGACACAGGCGGCCTACCGGATCGGCGACTCCGTAAGCAACATCATCACGCCCCTGAACCCCTACCTGGTGATCATCTTGGTCTTCATGCGCCAGTTCGTGCCCAGGGGGGGCATGGGGACGCTGATCACCACGATGCTTCCCTACACTGTGGTATTCGCCGTCATCTGGACGGTTCTCCTCGTGGCCTGGATGGCGATGGGCATCCCCCTCGGACCCGCGGGCGGACTGGTCTACATACCCTGA
- a CDS encoding TIGR01777 family protein: MTTLVTGGSGLIGRRLIPCLEQRGHRVLRMVRSRDLAGDKAVYWSTSEGVFEWDESGSIDAIVHLAGESILGRWTEAKKARIRDSRVGPTRNLCTFLAGMASPPSVLVCASATGYYGHRGDEPLGEASPPGDGFLPTVSRKWEAATEPARDAGIRVVNLRIGMVLTPEGGALAAMRAPFRLALGGKVGDGRQYMNWITRDDLVSVIRYALESDVLAGPVNAVSPQPVTNAEFTRTLGRVLHRPTPFSVPAFAVRLLFGQMGSDLLLSSARVVPEQLLESGFQFEQGDLEAALNDLLRAKSSRSAH, translated from the coding sequence ATGACCACACTCGTTACCGGCGGATCGGGGTTGATCGGCCGCCGGCTGATCCCCTGCCTCGAGCAGCGGGGCCATCGCGTCCTTCGCATGGTCCGGTCCAGGGACCTGGCCGGCGACAAGGCGGTCTATTGGTCCACCTCGGAAGGCGTCTTTGAATGGGACGAATCCGGTTCCATTGACGCCATTGTCCATCTGGCGGGCGAGTCGATCCTGGGACGGTGGACCGAGGCCAAGAAGGCTCGGATCCGGGACAGCCGCGTCGGCCCCACACGCAACCTGTGCACGTTTCTCGCCGGGATGGCGTCGCCGCCTTCGGTCCTGGTGTGCGCGTCGGCCACCGGTTATTACGGCCACCGAGGCGACGAACCGCTCGGGGAGGCGTCGCCGCCGGGGGACGGGTTTCTGCCGACGGTGAGCCGGAAGTGGGAAGCGGCGACGGAACCGGCCCGAGACGCCGGGATCCGCGTCGTCAACCTTCGCATCGGCATGGTGCTGACCCCGGAGGGTGGCGCGCTGGCCGCCATGCGTGCGCCCTTCCGGCTGGCTTTGGGCGGAAAGGTCGGGGACGGGCGCCAGTACATGAACTGGATCACCCGGGACGACCTGGTTTCCGTCATCCGTTACGCCCTGGAGTCGGATGTGCTGGCCGGTCCCGTGAACGCGGTTTCTCCGCAACCCGTCACCAACGCGGAATTTACCCGGACGCTGGGCCGGGTGCTGCATCGTCCGACCCCTTTTTCGGTACCCGCCTTCGCCGTCCGCCTGTTGTTCGGCCAAATGGGAAGCGACCTGCTGCTCTCGAGCGCGCGTGTCGTACCCGAACAGCTTTTGGAATCGGGTTTCCAGTTCGAACAAGGGGACCTGGAGGCTGCGCTGAACGACCTGTTGCGGGCGAAGTCTTCGAGATCCGCGCACTGA
- a CDS encoding SRPBCC family protein — protein sequence MHVYRLHRTQILPVSLDAAWDFLCRPEHLRDLTSPGVRLTVTSDLPDRMYPGLLITYRLGLYSMFYFNWVTEITQAEPLSYFIDEQRSGPYRFWHHEHRLRSVEGGVEMDDLVHYALPFGVLGRMVHAAIVKNQLNAIFDYRREALADRFGTPVR from the coding sequence ATGCACGTCTACCGGTTGCATCGCACGCAGATCCTGCCCGTATCCCTGGATGCCGCCTGGGATTTCCTGTGCCGGCCCGAGCACCTGCGCGACCTGACCTCTCCGGGTGTCCGGCTGACCGTGACTTCCGATCTCCCGGACCGCATGTACCCGGGTCTCCTCATCACGTACCGGCTCGGACTCTACTCGATGTTCTACTTTAACTGGGTCACGGAAATCACTCAGGCAGAACCACTTAGCTACTTTATTGATGAACAGCGATCGGGTCCGTACAGGTTCTGGCACCATGAACACCGGCTGCGTTCCGTGGAGGGCGGAGTGGAAATGGATGACCTGGTCCATTATGCCTTGCCATTTGGTGTGCTGGGCCGTATGGTACATGCGGCGATCGTGAAGAACCAGCTCAACGCCATTTTCGACTACCGGCGCGAAGCCCTCGCCGATAGATTCGGTACTCCCGTTCGCTGA
- a CDS encoding HlyC/CorC family transporter — translation MNDLIIVLLLVAFNGFFVAAEFALVKIRMAEIEVMVQDGSRIAQTVRNILQNLDTYLSSCQLGVTLGSLGLGWFSERTVAALLEPLVLSLGFSAATAHLIAIPLALVVMTFLLITAGELVPKFVALQKYRQVALVIGIPLVVFYRVFRPFIWLLNVSANLMLRCLGIRVIDAHGESFTESELRIALVSMVAGGHVSRRERRIMENVLDLEEKVARRYMLPRNQIVFVNQNDPTEEKLRVVAESGHTRFPLCDEDLDQIIGIIHVKDLMKGLYDEDQFASLESIAREPLFLPETIRLDALLLEFQRRNSVLAVLVDEFGTVSGMITLENVLEELVGPIQDEFDSEAPLIVRTGPHRFEVDASCPVDQVVRACGLELPDELTSDTTGGVMTELLGHIPRQGEQVRAGTHLMTALRVEPTRVQRLRIDRMAGMPDAADANAGNGQG, via the coding sequence ATGAACGACCTCATTATCGTACTTCTGCTGGTCGCGTTCAACGGCTTCTTCGTAGCCGCGGAATTCGCCCTGGTCAAGATCCGGATGGCCGAAATCGAGGTCATGGTCCAGGATGGAAGCCGAATCGCGCAGACCGTCCGGAATATACTGCAGAACCTGGACACCTATCTTTCCTCGTGCCAGCTGGGGGTAACGCTTGGAAGCCTGGGCCTGGGCTGGTTCAGCGAACGGACGGTGGCCGCCCTGCTGGAACCGCTCGTGCTGTCACTGGGTTTTTCCGCGGCGACCGCCCATCTCATCGCGATCCCGCTCGCTCTCGTGGTGATGACTTTCCTGCTCATCACGGCCGGCGAGCTCGTGCCCAAGTTCGTCGCCCTGCAGAAGTACCGGCAGGTGGCGCTGGTCATCGGCATTCCCCTCGTCGTGTTCTACCGGGTGTTCAGGCCCTTCATCTGGCTGCTGAACGTAAGCGCGAATCTCATGCTTAGATGCCTGGGCATCCGGGTGATCGACGCGCACGGGGAATCGTTCACCGAATCGGAACTGCGCATCGCCCTGGTCAGCATGGTGGCCGGCGGGCACGTCTCCCGTCGGGAACGCCGGATCATGGAAAACGTGCTCGACCTCGAGGAAAAGGTGGCCCGGCGCTACATGCTACCCCGCAACCAGATCGTGTTCGTGAACCAGAACGACCCCACCGAAGAGAAACTGCGCGTCGTGGCCGAATCCGGACACACGCGCTTCCCGCTCTGTGACGAGGATCTGGACCAGATCATCGGGATCATTCACGTCAAGGACCTCATGAAGGGCCTTTACGACGAAGACCAGTTCGCCTCCCTGGAAAGTATCGCCCGCGAACCGCTGTTCCTGCCCGAGACCATCCGCCTCGACGCGCTGCTCCTGGAGTTCCAGCGGCGCAATTCCGTACTGGCCGTCCTGGTGGACGAGTTCGGAACGGTTTCCGGGATGATCACGCTGGAGAACGTACTGGAAGAACTGGTGGGCCCGATTCAGGATGAATTCGACAGCGAAGCGCCGCTTATCGTGCGGACGGGACCTCACCGGTTCGAGGTCGATGCCAGTTGCCCCGTCGACCAGGTCGTCCGCGCCTGCGGCCTGGAACTGCCCGATGAACTGACTTCGGATACCACGGGCGGGGTCATGACCGAACTGCTCGGCCACATCCCCAGGCAGGGAGAACAGGTCCGCGCCGGCACACACCTGATGACGGCGCTGCGCGTGGAGCCGACCCGCGTCCAGCGGCTCAGGATCGACCGCATGGCCGGCATGCCCGATGCGGCGGATGCGAATGCGGGAAACGGTCAGGGGTAA
- a CDS encoding aldo/keto reductase, with protein MEYRQLGRYGVRVSPICLGTAFRGFWAGRTDEKTCIRTIETAVDLGINFIDCANFYFGGRCEEVLGKALAAMKDKRDNLVITSKVWSEIGPGPNDKGTSRYHIMREIDRSLKRLGLDHIDLYLLHHFDPDTPLDETLDAMNDVVRQGKARYVGMCNYTAAQVVEALWVADRHGFASPVCLQNQYNLIHRTGVETELLDRCRRHGLGMMTYSPIAVGLLTGRCRRGEDPPAGSAWAKDVDRFRKIMTPAVDDLVATLIDVAAELGRTPAQVAFAWILDHPEVTAAMTGPDLPEHVEEVCGGAGWQLPPEMRSRLDEASSPDRLGRVE; from the coding sequence ATGGAATACCGGCAACTCGGCCGCTACGGCGTGCGCGTGTCCCCCATTTGTCTCGGTACGGCGTTCCGGGGCTTCTGGGCCGGCCGGACGGACGAGAAAACCTGCATACGCACGATCGAAACCGCGGTGGATCTCGGGATCAACTTCATCGACTGCGCGAACTTCTACTTCGGAGGCAGGTGCGAGGAAGTGCTGGGCAAGGCCCTGGCCGCCATGAAGGACAAGCGGGACAACCTGGTGATCACCAGCAAGGTCTGGAGCGAGATCGGACCGGGGCCGAACGACAAGGGCACCTCCCGCTACCATATCATGCGGGAGATCGACCGTTCGCTGAAGCGCCTGGGGCTGGATCATATCGATCTCTATCTCCTGCACCACTTCGATCCCGACACGCCCCTGGACGAGACCCTGGACGCCATGAACGACGTGGTGAGGCAGGGCAAGGCCCGGTATGTCGGCATGTGCAATTACACGGCCGCCCAGGTCGTCGAAGCGCTGTGGGTGGCCGACCGGCACGGCTTCGCGTCGCCGGTATGCCTGCAGAACCAGTACAACCTGATCCATCGAACCGGCGTGGAGACCGAACTGCTCGACCGGTGCCGCCGGCATGGACTGGGGATGATGACGTACAGCCCAATCGCCGTCGGCCTGCTTACGGGCCGGTGCAGACGGGGCGAGGATCCCCCCGCGGGTTCGGCCTGGGCGAAGGACGTCGATCGGTTCAGGAAGATCATGACCCCGGCCGTCGATGATCTCGTCGCCACCTTGATCGACGTGGCCGCGGAACTCGGTAGAACCCCCGCGCAGGTCGCCTTCGCGTGGATCCTGGACCATCCCGAGGTGACGGCCGCCATGACGGGGCCGGACCTGCCGGAACACGTGGAAGAGGTTTGCGGCGGAGCGGGTTGGCAACTGCCCCCCGAGATGCGAAGCAGACTGGACGAGGCTTCCTCTCCGGACCGGCTCGGCCGGGTTGAGTAG